In the Engraulis encrasicolus isolate BLACKSEA-1 chromosome 9, IST_EnEncr_1.0, whole genome shotgun sequence genome, one interval contains:
- the top1mt gene encoding DNA topoisomerase I, mitochondrial isoform X3, translating into MKEESGGDGLKRVASDAEGDGDRKKSKKSHSNGASNFNGRSSSDTKSSSKSNEKEDRKKNEKESTIKSEPEDLFSKSLSYEPVKKVRKGAHEKAQRDLKKEPEKDHNKEAEKGGKDKNDKEKLNGTLKEKSDDSRKRKHHSDVNGEPKKRKVSKEEEVKGRKGKNKKEEVKDEGDGKWKWWEEKGNSNDGQKWKTLEHRGPLFPPEYEPLPKNVNFYYEGQPLKLSLATEEVATFYAKMLDHEYTTKEAFQKNFFTDWKEVMSSDERKTIKKLSKCDFKEIQKYFVEKSEEKKNMSKEEKKVLKEEGIKLTEEYGFCLLDGHREKIGNFRVEPPGLFRGRGEHPKMGRLKKRIQPEDIIINCSQDSKIPVPPPGHKWRRVQHDNTVTWLASWVENIQKHIKYIMLNPSSKLKGEKDWQKYEVARSLKLKVDSIRRQYQRDWTAREMKARQRGVALYFIDKLALRAGNEKEDDTADTVGCCSLRVEHITLHDSLDGQEWVVEFDFLGKDSIRYYNKVPVEKQVFKSLIKFMENKDPEDDLFDRITTVYLNKKLNECMSGLTAKVFRTFNASTTLQDQLNKLTKDDMTVEEKILSYNRANRAVAILCNHQRAPPKTFEKSMQLMQDKYRQTVQLSAQHSAERTGSCTATQTHRLHTSSQAGEATTHQAEQHSRRFRRRRTRLKLPRRS; encoded by the exons ATGAAAGAGGAGAGCGGTGGAGACGGACTGAAGAGGGTAGCCTCGGATGCAGAAGGGGATGGTGACAG GAAAAAATCAAAGAAGTCACACTCAAATGGGGCAAGCAATTTCAATGGCAGATCATCCAGTGATACCAAATCT TCATCCAAAAGTAATGAAAAAGAGGATCGGAAGAAAAATGAGAAGGAGTCAACAATCAAGAG TGAGCCAGAGGACCTGTTCAGCAAAAGCTTATCTTATGAGCCTGTCAAGAAAGTGAGAAAG GGGGCTCATGAGAAGGCTCAGAGGGATCTCAAAAAAGAACCAGAGAAGGATCACAACAAAGAAGCAGAGAAGGGTGGGAAGGACAAGAATGATAAAGAGAAACTCAACGGAACTCTGAAAGAAAAATCAGACGACAGCAGGAAAAGGAAGCATCATTCTGATGTGAATGGAGAGCCAAAAAAGAGGAAAGTGTCAAAAGAAGAGGAGGTCAAAgggagaaaaggaaaaaataaaaaggaagaaGTAAAGGACGAAGGGGATGGAAAGTGGAAATG GTGGGAAGAGAAGGGTAACTCAAACGATGGACAAAAGTGGAAGACTCTTGAGCATAGGGGACCTCTTTTTCCTCCAGAATATGAGCCATTGCCAAAAAATGTTAACTTCTATTATGAAG GGCAGCCACTCAAGCTTAGCCTGGCCACAGAGGAGGTTGCAACATTCTATGCCAAGATGCTGGACCATGAATATACAACAAAGGAAGCGTTTCAGAAGAATTTCTTCACCGACTGGAAAGAG GTCATGTCAAGCGATGAAAGGAAGACCATCAAAAAGCTCTCTAAATGTGACTTCAAGGAGATCCAAAAATATTTTGTTGAAAAGTCTGAGGAGAAGAAGAACATGAgcaaggaggaaaaaaag GTCCTGAAGGAGGAGGGCATCAAGCTGACTGAGGAGTACGGCTTCTGTCTCCTGGACGGCCACCGGGAGAAGATCGGCAACTTCCGAGTGGAGCCGCCGGGGCTGTTCCGCGGCCGCGGGGAGCACCCCAAGATGGGCCGGCTGAAGAAGAGGATCCAGCCCGAGGACATCATCATCAACTGCAGCCA GGACTCCAAGATCCCGGTGCCTCCCCCcgggcacaagtggaggagagtGCAGCATGATAACACTGTCACCTGGCTGGCGTCCTGGGTGGAGAATATTCAGAAGCACATCAAGTACATCATGCTCAACCCCAGCTCGAAACTCAAG GGGGAGAAGGACTGGCAGAAGTACGAGGTGGCCCGGAGCTTGAAGCTGAAGGTGGACTCGATCCGCAGGCAGTACCAGCGGGACTGGACGGCCCGCGAGATGAAGGCCCGCCAGAGGGGCGTCGCGCTCTACTTCATAGACAAG CTGGCCCTGAGAGCGGGGAATGAGAAGGAGGATGACACTGCGGACACGGTGGGCTGCTGCTCACTGCGCGTGGAGCACATCACCCTGCACGACAGCCTGGATGGACAGGAGTGGGTGGTGGAATTTGACTTCCTGGGAAAGGACTCCATCCGCTACTACAACAAAGTACCTGTGGAGAAACAG GTGTTCAAAAGTTTGATCAAATTCATGGAGAACAAGGACCCAGAGGATGACCTGTTTGATCGTATCACT ACGGTCTACCTGAATAAGAAGCTGAACGAGTGCATGTCGGGCCTGACGGCCAAAGTCTTCCGAACCTTCAACGCCTCCACAACCCTGCAGGACCAACTCAACAAGCTGACCAAAG ACGACatgacagtggaggagaagaTCCTGTCGTACAACCGGGCCAACCGAGCTGTAGCCATCCTCTGCAATCACCAGAGGGCGCCACCCAAGACCTTCGAGAAGTCCATGCAGCTCATGCAGGATAAG